In Podospora pseudocomata strain CBS 415.72m chromosome 4, whole genome shotgun sequence, the genomic stretch ACTTTGCCAAATTAACTCAGCAAAACAGGCGCCAACAGCGGCATCGGTCTCGAAACCATCgtcaccatctccaagtcCTCCCCTAAttaccacctcctcctcgccgcccgctCCCTCGACAAAGGcaacgccgccctcgccaaaatCCAAGCCGAGCACGGCGCTGCTCTCCTATCCCCCGTCTCAGTCGTCACGTTGGacgtcacctccctccccactaTCGAAACCACCGCATCATACATCGAATCCGCCTTTGGCCGCCTCGACGTCCTGATCCAAAACGCGGGTGTCATCGTCTACCGCCCTTGCTCCACCCTCGAAAACCTCCGCGAGACGTTTGAAACAAACACCTTTGGCCCGAAGGTCCTGACAGAGGCaatgctgccgctgctgaaAAAGTCGAGGAACGCGCGCGTGATTTATGTGAGCTCGGTGCAGGGGAGTATCACGTTCAAGCTGGACCCGGAGTACGAGTACAAACACACGAGGGGGATCGAGTACAGGATGAGCAAGGCTGCGCTGAATATGCTGGCGGCTTGCGACCGGTATGATTTTCGGGagtggggtgggagggtgaCTGCTTTTAATCCTGGGTTTTGCGTGACCAACTtgactggggaggagggcaggaAGCagagggtggaggcgggGGCTAGGTCGGCGGAGGATCCGGCAAGGGCTTTGCttgaggtgttggaggggaagagggacgGGGATGCGTGGGAGGAGAATGGGATGTTGGatttggatgggggggttatTCCTTGGTGATTGAGCGAGTAGGCGGCGGGGATTCTTTTGTAGTGAGGCTAGAATTGGCAGCGGGTGAAGCTTGCCTGGTTGGGTAATGGTCGTTATGGAGGGTCTCCTTTGAGTGCTTTCTGAGTTTACAAAGTGTTTAGTAGAAGTTCATTTTTCGAATGGTGCCTAGTGCAAAGAGAAAGCTCCGCATTGAGGGAGTAATCTGAGGCGTGTGAAGTGCAAGTGAAGCTAGGTGCCATTATAGATGAGTCATGAATTTCCTTTACTTTTGAGGAAGTGAGAAGTTAACTGCTCTGTGAAAGAAGTCAAGTATTGAAGATACGGAAAAAGGCAGCTGTAACAATTGcatttttttctcctccGGCGGGGAGACACAGCGGACAATTGTTAAACTTGTTGACGTTGATGAGAAACCAAAACTCTCCATTGGTGCAAATGAGCTCTGATGGCACTGACTTATGCAGCTATACATAATGTTATGCTGGGGTGTGCTGTAGGGTTTGGGTTAGACGTGCTCTCTTTGAAGAACCCCACCATCAATATGAGCCCACCATGAGTCACCGAAGTCGCATGGTGGGGGCGGGCGGTGAGCAGCCAAAATCTCAATCTGGCCAGCTTTGTCCACTGCTGCTTGGCTCTTGGTGACAACGGTCGAGGGTCCATTGCTGCCAGTCACTGACACCCCCTGGTTCGCTGGAGATTCTCTTGTACTATGATTCAATATTGATCTCACTCAagatcaccaaccacctgcCCAATTCTCGATGGCTTCCACCGCGAAACTCGACATCCGGCCATCCGCCGAAGAGGCCCGCTCTGTTTTTGAGCAGGCCCGCCAAGCCAGTCCACGGCCAACCCTCCTTCCCGTTTGCTACTCAGTTCCCTCGGACCTGTTGACGCCATCTGCCATCTACCTCAAGCTCTCCAACGGGTACGTGATGCATGCGAACGATTAAGTGGAGCTGTGTCAATTGATTCGGTTGGAATAAGTCATTGAACCAGTTCTGATATGACAACACAGTGCCACCGCTGAGTATTCATTCCTTCTCGAGAGCGCCACCGGTAGCACTGGGACGATTGGCCGTTATAGTTTTATCGGTGCCAGTGAGTTTGAGCCGGCCACAAGGTGACACTTTGCCATGTTTAACTTCTGACACGATCGATAGATCCCAGAAAAGTGCTGGCCACCGGCCCCGGATATGAAGATGTCGGCGACCCCCTCCGTGCTCTTGAGAGTACTCTCGGTCAGGATCGTGTTCTCAGCATCCCATCACTGAGACTCCCCAGTCTGACCGGAGGTGCTGTCGGGTACTTGTCCTATGACTGCATCAGGTACTTTGAGCCCAAGACGGCCAGAGCTCTCAAGGACAACCTACAGATCCCCGAGGCGCTCTTTATGCTTTTTGACACCATCGTCGCCTTTGACCACTTTTACCAGACCGTTACCATTGTGACTCACATGAGACTACCGGAAACCGTCGGGGATGAGTTCCAAGCTGCCTACGACGAGGCCGCTGCCACAATCAAGTCCACTCTGGAACTTATTCAACAGAACGAGattcctcttccacccgcGACACCCAGCAAGCCGGCCTCGGAGCAGCAATATTCATCAAACGTTGGCCGTCATGGCTATGAGACCTTTGTCACTGAGCTCAAAAAGCACATCATCAAAGGCGACATCATTCAGGCTGTCCCATCACAACGCTTTTCCCGAAGCACCAGCCTGCATCCATTCAACATCTATCGCACATTGCGGTCCCTGAACCCATCCCCatacctcttcttcctgtctTGCTCCGACTTCCACATTATCGGCGCTTCACCAGAATGTCTTATGAAGACAGACGGCTACGCTGACCTTCCTGAAGACGAAAGATTTGGCTACTCTGCGCAAGACGCCCTTTCCCGCCCGAAGATTGTCAACCATGCCATCGCAGGCACCATCAAGCGCGGCGCCAACCccgccgaggatgatgaactTGCCGCCATTCTCCAAAACAGCACCAAGGATCGCGCCGAACACGTCATGCTTGTTGATTTGGCCCGCAACGACGTCAACCGCGTTTGCCACCCCTCTACTGTCAAGGTTGACCGCCTCATGCGCATTGACCGTTTCTCTCATGTTCAGCATCTGACGTCAGAGGTATCGGGACTGCTGAGACCAGAATGCACACGCTGGGATGCCATGCGCAGCATCTTCCCCGCTGGCACTGTCTCTGGCGctcccaagatcaaggctATGGAGCTGATCTACGacttggagaaggagaagagaggcATTTACGCCGGCGCTACCGGATGGTTCGCCTACGATGTAGTCCGTTCCCTGGGAGAGGGCAAGGGGTTTAAACTGGATGAGGGGCAGATGGATACTTGCATTGCCATCCGTACCATGCTTGTCAAGAAGGGTGTCGCCTACCTCCAGGCCGGTGGCGGTATTGTCTTTGACAGCGAAAAGACCGAGGAGTGGATGGAAACCATGAACAAGCTGGCGGCCAACCTCAGGTGTATCGAGCAGGCTGAGAAGTACTATGGTGATGGAGCCGGCACGAAGTCGGTTCAGGACATCATCGACGACGAGAGGAGAAAGGGAGATGAATATTACTCCAGCCTTCAAACCACCAGCGCTGGGGCTTAAGTATTAAACAGTCTAAAGAGGTAGACAAGAATGATCACGATACTGCCTTCTCAGCTGTAACATCAGGACCTCGCTACTTGTTACTCATAAAACGTGacacaacctccccgccaCAGAAAATACTTGGCATCACTTTCGCAGACTTGCTTTAGTTTGAACCCCCCGTTTTGCACGCCTGATCATCCTGCCGATAGGAAAGCAACTCCATCCCCTCGCTCTCATCCAAGCCGTAAAGTGTTTCTGTGTCGTCGTCACACACgggcccctcctccccgtcttccGCCAACTCCCGAGTGCctctctgctcctcctcatcatgtGCATTTCTTGTTCGGCCCCGAGATTTGTTCCAATCGATCCCCACACACGTCTGACCCTCGCCGAAGCAATTTCTGGCGATGGATGCAGCGCCCAtgaaaaacagaaaaagaaacaacagGACAGGCCAGAGTAAGATTTGGACGATGGCGACGAGCCAGGTTAGACACCAGAGGCAACCGTcttttttgaggagggggaacgACGAGATGATTTGGCggtgggcggtggggagggcgaagaggaggaagaaggtgagggtgtagtagaggaaggtgaggatTGAGAGCCAGGGGATGGTAttagtggtggtgatgtggtagtggtgggtgggttgcaTTTTGTTGTACCGTATGGAGAGGTGGTTATGTAGAgaaggatggtgaggttggggaggggggaggggggaggttggatgtATAGTTTTGTTTGGTGAACTAGCCAAGAGGATCGTCCTGAGGATTCGGTGAACACGCGCCGGAGAGAGCGATGAATACGAATGGGAGGTACCAAGCTGGATGCAGTGTCGATCAGAGCAACACAGCCAGGTTGCGCCGTAATTGTTATGCGAGTTCTTTCTTGGCTCAGTCCGACATGTTTCAGTGCTGGTAGGTAGGCTAGGTGGATGAAGAGGGCGAATAGGGTGAAGAATGCGTGAACTCAAGATCACAGACTGCCTGGGTATCTTCTCCATTGAAACCATAGAGTGTTTCTGCATCATCGTCAGgcaccgcccccgccccgTCATCTAGCAGATGGCTCCTctgctcctcttcatcataTGGATCCCGCTTTTTTCGTTTCAAATATCCGCTCAGGTCAAATCCCATGCAAGTCTGTCCCTCGGCAAAGCAATAGTTCATGATCGTTTCCCACTTGGTGCTCAATAGAAGGACAGTCAAATACACCGGCCACAGGTACAACACAAGGACGGTCATTGGCCAGGAGAGAAGCCAAAGGCAGCCGTCTTTCTCGATGAAGGGGAGCCACTTGATGATTTGTTTCTGGGCAGTGGGAACCCCAATAGCGAAGAATGGGACGGTGGTTATGAATGAGTAGGAGATTGTAATGAGCAAAAACCAGGGAGGGCCGTCAAgcattgtggttgttgattgAGTAGGGGTAGTTGTTAAATGGTATTGTATTCCAAAACGTGTTGGGGTTAGgagatgaggttggggaagcAATTGGGCTGTATTATTTTTCGGATGAGATGTGCTCAAGAAGTACCTTTTTTCCATTGGGGGCCAGGCTTGAACACGTGCTAGGTGAAAAAGCCCAGAGCGATGGATACAAgagaggtggtgttgctgagggAGGGTGGTCCGAGCGCTGATGCCCACCGAGCTGTCGGTCAGAGCAACACAGCCCTGTTATGTCCAGCCGTGGGTATTAATGAGGCTCTAGAGCAAAACTGCCATCATACAGGTTCCAGTCAGTCGCCAAGGTGGGATCCATCATCCACAGTAGCGTTGTAGGGTTCATCCAGATACGTCTGATTCGGTAGCGAAAGCCCAAGGGCGTAGACATCGCGAAGTATCCCGTCAACATCCGGTGATGCTGACATCCATATTGCACGCTTGGTAGGGCTCGATACCGAAATGGCAAAGACTTGGCTTCCATGATCCCGTGGCTGGTGTTTGTTTACAAAGCGATTGCTGAAGACGTGATAATCGACGAGGTAGCCCgatgaagaaaaggaagatgtGTGGTTGAGCAAGGTGGCCCAAGCGCTGGTGCCTGAACACACTCAGGTCGGTTGAAGGGGCAGGACTATATCACTACCGCAAAACCTTTCTTTACACACTTCATCGTTATCGGCCTCACATTTTCGCCACACTAGCTCTTTACTGTGCCTTCTACAATGCCGAGAAAGAAGAGCCCTCAAGAGTTCTTTTGCCGGGGAAAAGACAGGGGCTCAGAAAATTGCACGGAGGGAATAGACAGCTCCGCAGTTCACAAAAAGATCACGGACAAAGTCATGAAATGTTACCAGCGCATGGTTGATCTGTGGAACCAGTGAGGTCCACAAACTCCTACTAACTGTTCGCTTCTAATATCCGTTTCAGATATGCCGGAGACCACCTCGGTGCGAGCCCTTACGACCTCAAGACTCTGAAGGACTTTGTGAAAGATATTGCATTTGGTATTGATGGTGCGGAAGACAACTCAGACCCAGCGGAAGGGACTGTCATGGTGTATTGGAAACAGTTATGGCGGGCTGGCGTCGTGAAAATGATGCTATTCCCAAAAATATCACACTCTCGGTTACGAATGTATGTATATGCACCATTTCTTTGATCGACTGGCCTAAGCTAACTGGTTTGATGGCAGTTATTAAGTACGAGTTACCCGACATACTCAGGACAGAGGGCAAGGAGATCTTGAAAAATAAGCGGCCAAGAAGATTCGGTACCAAAAACCACTTTCTTCACTTGGGGAGGCAATTATGGGGGAACGATTGGGTGGTGTGCGACAAGCCAGCGACGAGGATGTACGACTGGGCGGATTTGCTTTCAATTGTGTGTTCCTCTGCACGTGTCGGTTGAATACATCGAGTCTACTTGCCGG encodes the following:
- a CDS encoding hypothetical protein (COG:Q; EggNog:ENOG503Q4VT): MASTDKTIVLITGANSGIGLETIVTISKSSPNYHLLLAARSLDKGNAALAKIQAEHGAALLSPVSVVTLDVTSLPTIETTASYIESAFGRLDVLIQNAGVIVYRPCSTLENLRETFETNTFGPKVLTEAMLPLLKKSRNARVIYVSSVQGSITFKLDPEYEYKHTRGIEYRMSKAALNMLAACDRYDFREWGGRVTAFNPGFCVTNLTGEEGRKQRVEAGARSAEDPARALLEVLEGKRDGDAWEENGMLDLDGGVIPW
- the TRP2_1 gene encoding anthranilate synthase component 1 (EggNog:ENOG503NVS2; BUSCO:EOG09262L1P; COG:E), translated to MASTAKLDIRPSAEEARSVFEQARQASPRPTLLPVCYSVPSDLLTPSAIYLKLSNGATAEYSFLLESATGSTGTIGRYSFIGANPRKVLATGPGYEDVGDPLRALESTLGQDRVLSIPSLRLPSLTGGAVGYLSYDCIRYFEPKTARALKDNLQIPEALFMLFDTIVAFDHFYQTVTIVTHMRLPETVGDEFQAAYDEAAATIKSTLELIQQNEIPLPPATPSKPASEQQYSSNVGRHGYETFVTELKKHIIKGDIIQAVPSQRFSRSTSLHPFNIYRTLRSLNPSPYLFFLSCSDFHIIGASPECLMKTDGYADLPEDERFGYSAQDALSRPKIVNHAIAGTIKRGANPAEDDELAAILQNSTKDRAEHVMLVDLARNDVNRVCHPSTVKVDRLMRIDRFSHVQHLTSEVSGLLRPECTRWDAMRSIFPAGTVSGAPKIKAMELIYDLEKEKRGIYAGATGWFAYDVVRSLGEGKGFKLDEGQMDTCIAIRTMLVKKGVAYLQAGGGIVFDSEKTEEWMETMNKLAANLRCIEQAEKYYGDGAGTKSVQDIIDDERRKGDEYYSSLQTTSAGA